A window from Photobacterium atrarenae encodes these proteins:
- a CDS encoding toprim domain-containing protein gives MASADKLKREIDLHDLAERLEMERPDPNGNYRAPGRADKHPSVSIFFAKEAGHMMWKDHTSGEKGSCIDLVIYCGRADDASAAMKWLHEEFGIPADSPDQPQQKGKLEWLTEKQLAVANDARAYLFDERKIPAPVIDMLQKRGAFGFSDWTNPKKNPGEMGHGGPAISFPARCVLSKQVMGIDYRYFDPALNGDLKTKAQGEKRGYPYIPDPVALKRAKTVIVVESPINAISAIAAFDPQGANKGTTTAIATRGLAVEDIDWRFLVGKKVVCCFDNDPPIKEGPRKGHRPGPEAAWLVHEACTALNIPCFFVDQEKTNWEDVNDLNDYLRKHGTEETKLALLRLEQWLVFGQSGDFKIGRFQRVPLPSHDANVYSLFRTKQDFTSYIKVSQSDEGEEQITPQDLCGFRVASFSRITISSASSVMTGDHDQSEQTLFSASIQSPRHQNTLIRKVFEDDQVHNIELWRKLGAIFRPAQFSRMINILERTAHIGERHVVNFVGLAWLNGKPVYNEGPDCYFTNPKQQCPYYNLRFISGTPVDGKRVIEAYSKTFKQSAALSLLVWAVGCHMKNFLGFWPHYTLQADKGAGKSTVIKRLERTIGFSMLSSQSIKSEFRLLTSVGHTSHPIGWEEISTQDQKVIDRAVSILQESYQHTPTKRSSDMTEFIISAPVLLAGEDVPVQSLQGKLVRSDLTNRKGELLPDDLPRFPVKEWIQFLTTFSRKQIKESFRECNEFLQSKRSSVNSDSTAERMIENYTCVLLAWKLLCEFTGLPSKYGKFVSHLVTEMNTHVSETNATREPWVWILHVILGEIDSGQFRYPYVFDWIDGELCLLIRTSHMMQQLSQTPALKQTFDSLPVKSDRVLKRQLKNAGVILKEPCEKTINTRRVSNLIALGVENLREFGLYPAIPEDVQEREVNQRR, from the coding sequence ATGGCGTCCGCAGACAAACTAAAACGAGAAATTGACCTGCACGACCTGGCTGAGCGCCTGGAAATGGAGCGTCCTGATCCGAATGGGAACTATCGGGCACCGGGCCGGGCGGACAAGCACCCGAGTGTGAGCATCTTTTTCGCCAAAGAGGCCGGCCACATGATGTGGAAGGATCATACCTCGGGTGAGAAGGGCAGTTGTATAGACCTGGTGATCTACTGTGGTCGTGCTGATGATGCCAGTGCGGCGATGAAGTGGCTGCATGAGGAATTTGGTATTCCGGCGGATTCGCCCGATCAGCCGCAGCAAAAAGGAAAGCTGGAGTGGCTGACGGAGAAGCAGCTGGCCGTTGCCAATGATGCCCGGGCTTATCTGTTTGATGAGCGGAAAATTCCGGCGCCGGTGATTGATATGCTGCAAAAGCGCGGCGCTTTCGGGTTCAGTGACTGGACGAATCCGAAGAAGAACCCGGGTGAGATGGGGCATGGTGGCCCGGCTATTTCTTTCCCCGCCCGATGTGTGCTGAGCAAGCAGGTGATGGGGATCGACTACCGGTACTTTGACCCGGCATTAAACGGTGACTTGAAGACGAAAGCCCAGGGGGAGAAGCGCGGGTATCCCTATATTCCGGATCCAGTGGCGCTGAAGCGGGCCAAGACGGTCATTGTTGTGGAATCGCCGATTAATGCGATTTCGGCAATTGCCGCGTTTGACCCGCAAGGGGCGAACAAAGGTACAACAACGGCGATTGCAACCCGGGGCCTGGCCGTTGAAGACATTGATTGGCGTTTTTTGGTCGGGAAAAAGGTGGTGTGTTGTTTCGACAATGATCCACCGATTAAGGAAGGCCCTCGCAAAGGTCATCGCCCCGGGCCGGAGGCGGCATGGTTGGTTCATGAAGCATGTACTGCACTGAATATTCCTTGCTTTTTTGTTGATCAGGAAAAGACCAACTGGGAAGACGTAAACGACCTGAATGATTATTTGCGTAAGCATGGAACGGAGGAAACAAAGCTGGCGTTACTGCGTTTAGAGCAGTGGTTGGTTTTCGGACAAAGTGGGGATTTCAAAATAGGGCGTTTCCAACGTGTGCCACTGCCATCGCATGATGCGAATGTGTATAGCTTATTCAGAACAAAACAAGACTTCACCAGTTATATAAAAGTTTCTCAGTCTGATGAAGGTGAAGAGCAAATTACTCCGCAAGACTTATGTGGATTCCGGGTGGCGAGCTTTAGCCGAATTACTATCTCAAGTGCGAGCTCTGTGATGACTGGAGACCATGATCAGAGTGAACAAACATTATTTTCGGCATCTATTCAGTCTCCAAGACACCAGAACACGCTCATCAGAAAAGTGTTTGAAGATGATCAGGTGCATAACATCGAGCTATGGAGAAAGTTGGGTGCCATTTTTCGACCTGCGCAATTCTCCAGAATGATTAATATCCTGGAGCGAACCGCGCATATTGGTGAAAGACATGTCGTGAATTTTGTTGGTCTTGCTTGGCTGAACGGTAAGCCAGTATATAACGAAGGGCCTGATTGTTATTTTACGAACCCAAAGCAGCAGTGTCCTTATTACAACTTACGGTTTATTAGTGGAACACCTGTCGACGGCAAAAGGGTCATAGAGGCCTATAGCAAAACATTTAAACAAAGTGCTGCGTTGTCTCTACTAGTTTGGGCTGTCGGGTGCCATATGAAAAATTTTCTTGGATTTTGGCCTCACTATACGCTTCAAGCGGATAAAGGTGCGGGTAAGTCCACTGTAATTAAGCGATTAGAAAGAACGATTGGATTTTCGATGCTTTCAAGCCAGAGCATAAAATCTGAATTTCGTTTATTGACTTCAGTAGGCCACACATCGCACCCCATCGGTTGGGAAGAGATTAGCACTCAAGATCAAAAAGTTATTGATAGGGCTGTATCGATTCTTCAAGAAAGTTATCAGCATACACCAACAAAACGATCTTCCGATATGACCGAGTTCATCATCTCCGCGCCGGTTCTGTTAGCGGGTGAAGATGTGCCAGTCCAGAGCCTTCAGGGGAAGCTGGTTCGTTCGGATTTAACAAACAGAAAGGGCGAGTTACTACCGGATGATTTGCCCCGATTTCCAGTGAAAGAGTGGATTCAATTCTTAACCACTTTTTCCCGCAAGCAAATAAAAGAGAGCTTCAGAGAGTGTAATGAATTCCTCCAGTCTAAGCGCAGTTCAGTGAACAGTGACAGCACCGCAGAGCGCATGATTGAAAACTATACCTGTGTGTTACTGGCCTGGAAGCTATTGTGTGAATTTACCGGACTGCCGTCTAAATACGGGAAGTTTGTTTCTCATCTCGTGACGGAAATGAATACGCATGTGAGTGAAACCAATGCAACCCGAGAGCCCTGGGTATGGATTCTTCATGTGATTCTGGGCGAAATCGACTCCGGGCAGTTCCGTTACCCGTATGTATTCGACTGGATTGATGGCGAGTTGTGCTTGCTGATTCGGACCAGCCATATGATGCAGCAGCTCAGCCAGACACCGGCCCTAAAGCAGACGTTTGACAGCTTACCTGTTAAATCTGATCGGGTGCTCAAACGCCAACTGAAGAATGCCGGTGTGATCCTCAAAGAACCCTGCGAGAAAACAATTAATACAAGGCGAGTCTCGAACTTGATTGCTTTAGGTGTCGAGAACCTCAGGGAGTTCGGCTTGTACCCAGCGATTCCGGAGGATGTTCAAGAGAGAGAAGTTAACCAGAGGAGATGA
- a CDS encoding HNH endonuclease signature motif containing protein: protein MPKGICHKYTEDQRRFLAENRDLPRQELTDQFNQRFGTCLAATAIKSYCKRHGLKTGRSGQIAQGNVPWNKGKKGLYKGSCTSFKKGHTPANLKPIGHERICSKDGYVLVKVAEPDPYTNAPTRYRPKHIIEWENHHGPVPDGHVIRFKDGVNTHWWVSNLECVSKPVNLRANQNKVHELPPELKPTGMMLSKLEVATFDAMKNNKRRA, encoded by the coding sequence ATGCCTAAAGGAATCTGTCACAAGTATACCGAGGATCAAAGGCGTTTCTTGGCAGAAAACCGTGACCTTCCACGTCAAGAGTTAACGGATCAATTTAATCAGCGTTTTGGCACATGCCTGGCTGCTACTGCGATCAAAAGTTATTGCAAGCGTCATGGGTTGAAAACTGGCAGAAGCGGTCAGATCGCGCAAGGTAATGTGCCCTGGAATAAAGGGAAAAAAGGGCTGTATAAGGGAAGCTGCACCAGTTTTAAAAAAGGTCATACTCCCGCGAACCTCAAGCCGATAGGACATGAGCGAATTTGTTCCAAAGACGGATATGTTTTGGTCAAAGTTGCGGAGCCTGATCCATATACGAATGCCCCAACAAGATATCGACCAAAGCACATTATTGAGTGGGAGAACCACCACGGCCCGGTACCCGATGGCCATGTTATTCGCTTCAAGGACGGTGTGAATACGCATTGGTGGGTATCGAATCTTGAATGTGTCAGCAAGCCTGTGAATTTAAGAGCGAATCAAAACAAGGTACATGAGCTGCCACCTGAGCTGAAGCCGACCGGAATGATGTTATCCAAACTGGAAGTCGCCACATTTGACGCAATGAAAAACAACAAACGGAGAGCGTAA
- a CDS encoding PadR family transcriptional regulator, whose translation MKNPLSNLQVILLSLLSEEAMTGYDLNKQTAAYGWSASHQQIYRELNLMESKGYVTFELVPQEGKPDKKVYTVSDCGRDLLSLVAEATSPSVPKWQDEAGAMVFSKHANFFFAYITQLSDEMIRLDQVRDSMLPEARLLLNRRRQHLQADIDWCNQVIEKFTPMSQTA comes from the coding sequence ATGAAAAACCCTTTATCAAACCTGCAAGTGATCTTGCTCAGCCTTCTGTCAGAAGAGGCCATGACTGGTTACGACCTGAATAAACAAACTGCAGCTTACGGTTGGAGTGCCAGTCATCAGCAAATATACCGTGAGTTGAATCTGATGGAGTCCAAGGGATATGTCACTTTCGAGCTGGTACCTCAAGAGGGGAAGCCGGACAAGAAGGTCTATACGGTTAGCGATTGTGGCCGGGATCTGCTTTCTCTGGTTGCAGAGGCGACAAGCCCGTCAGTACCCAAGTGGCAAGATGAGGCTGGGGCCATGGTTTTCAGTAAACATGCCAACTTTTTCTTCGCCTATATCACACAGCTGAGCGATGAAATGATCCGCCTTGACCAGGTGAGGGACTCCATGCTTCCAGAAGCTCGATTGCTGCTCAATCGCCGTCGGCAGCACTTGCAAGCAGACATCGATTGGTGCAACCAGGTTATCGAAAAATTTACACCAATGAGCCAAACCGCATAG
- a CDS encoding Rha family transcriptional regulator, giving the protein MKDQTPVPTPTLEVVDGKVMTTSLVVAEFFGKRHADVIRAVRNLECSDEFNQRNFASVKYKDGKGEERDMFRMTKNGFVFLVMGFTGKLAAEFKEAYILEFDRMKEELSNKSLPFWDKAALLPHDKFLEKMVTEAGKGNKYAKEILKLQYNVTLKPPAQVRCYECGAPVNVDGSFSL; this is encoded by the coding sequence ATGAAAGATCAAACACCAGTACCAACACCCACGCTTGAAGTGGTTGATGGAAAAGTGATGACCACTTCGCTCGTGGTTGCTGAGTTTTTTGGAAAACGCCATGCAGATGTCATCCGAGCTGTTCGAAACCTAGAGTGCTCTGATGAATTTAACCAACGCAATTTTGCGTCCGTTAAGTACAAAGATGGCAAGGGTGAAGAGCGTGATATGTTCCGCATGACAAAAAACGGTTTTGTGTTTTTGGTCATGGGCTTTACAGGCAAGTTGGCCGCTGAATTCAAAGAAGCTTATATCCTTGAGTTTGACCGCATGAAAGAAGAGCTATCAAACAAATCTTTGCCGTTTTGGGACAAAGCCGCGCTGCTACCTCATGATAAGTTTCTGGAGAAAATGGTAACGGAAGCAGGGAAGGGGAATAAATACGCCAAGGAAATCTTGAAGTTACAGTACAACGTTACATTGAAGCCACCTGCACAAGTGCGTTGTTATGAATGCGGTGCGCCCGTGAATGTAGACGGTTCATTTTCGTTGTAG
- a CDS encoding integrase yields MPRPRNKANRDLPEGLYFKGKKGYVFRRIDDTWKSLGHNKARAVSLARRYNDTYRIDPELSHGIRSTSHGRKTLKPMSVFFSRVSKRYFEEEKPSKSTYELFQRRLVKLDKALGQKYGPEIDLEAVNQVLELHGASGPFAYNRWISFMTKVFDYAVDESIMNDNPARRKKRKPYHDKKRKRMTMDDFNAVYRVAPVWMKVAMLLALESTHASNEICNIRYDDIEMLAEPQQEDGLLVYGYLKIHRQKVKKHESSRVRIPVTSSLLKIIEQSRDEIVSPYVVHRRPLRNFRNRCDDLTKVNPKFLSEKFSYYRDQAKVKSELPKQERPTFHEIRGLSIHLYDKAGYDPQRRAAHSNPNTTSIYKSGHVQWVTVAAAELGIWDAVPK; encoded by the coding sequence GTGCCACGTCCCCGAAATAAAGCCAATAGAGACCTGCCTGAAGGTCTCTATTTCAAAGGTAAAAAGGGCTATGTCTTCCGCCGAATCGATGATACATGGAAGTCTTTAGGCCATAACAAAGCAAGAGCCGTCTCTCTGGCTCGACGTTACAACGATACCTACCGTATCGATCCGGAACTATCTCACGGTATTCGCTCGACCAGCCATGGCCGGAAGACGTTGAAGCCTATGTCGGTCTTCTTTTCCCGAGTGTCGAAACGCTATTTCGAAGAAGAAAAGCCGTCCAAGAGCACATATGAGTTGTTTCAGCGCCGCCTGGTGAAGCTGGATAAAGCGTTGGGCCAGAAGTATGGCCCTGAGATTGATTTGGAGGCGGTGAACCAGGTTCTGGAGTTACATGGCGCCAGTGGCCCGTTCGCTTACAACCGCTGGATTTCCTTTATGACGAAGGTGTTTGACTATGCGGTCGATGAGAGCATCATGAACGATAACCCGGCGCGCAGAAAGAAACGAAAGCCGTATCATGACAAAAAGCGCAAGCGGATGACGATGGATGATTTCAATGCGGTTTATCGTGTCGCGCCGGTCTGGATGAAGGTTGCGATGCTATTGGCCCTGGAAAGCACCCATGCCTCAAACGAGATCTGCAACATTCGATACGACGATATTGAGATGCTGGCAGAGCCGCAGCAAGAGGATGGTTTGCTGGTTTACGGCTATCTGAAAATCCATCGTCAAAAGGTGAAGAAGCATGAAAGCAGTCGTGTGCGGATTCCCGTTACATCGTCACTCTTGAAGATTATTGAGCAAAGCCGGGATGAAATAGTCTCACCGTACGTTGTTCATCGCCGACCACTCAGGAACTTTAGAAACCGGTGTGATGATCTCACCAAGGTGAACCCCAAATTCTTGAGTGAAAAGTTCTCGTATTACCGGGACCAGGCGAAGGTGAAAAGTGAGCTTCCCAAGCAGGAAAGGCCGACCTTTCATGAGATACGAGGCCTGAGTATTCACCTTTACGACAAAGCCGGCTACGACCCGCAGAGAAGGGCTGCACACTCAAACCCAAACACCACGAGTATCTATAAATCCGGGCATGTTCAGTGGGTCACGGTAGCAGCTGCAGAGCTGGGTATTTGGGACGCGGTTCCAAAATAG